The following proteins come from a genomic window of Proteiniphilum propionicum:
- a CDS encoding YybH family protein, translated as MSFSQTVNTDISETIIALEKRALEKWNQGDPSGYLDLSAEDATYFDPSLERRLNGLDSLKKYYEPIKGQINVSKYEMLNPKVTAVNNMAVLTFTLHSYKAYNISKWSCTEVYRLEPNGQWKIVHTHWSSFMKQ; from the coding sequence ATGAGTTTTTCGCAAACAGTGAACACAGACATTTCCGAGACAATTATTGCTTTGGAGAAAAGAGCGCTAGAAAAGTGGAATCAGGGTGACCCAAGCGGATATCTTGACCTTTCAGCTGAAGACGCAACTTATTTTGACCCTTCTTTAGAACGGCGGCTAAACGGACTCGATAGCCTTAAAAAATATTACGAGCCAATAAAAGGGCAAATAAATGTATCGAAATACGAAATGCTTAATCCGAAAGTCACTGCCGTTAATAATATGGCCGTTTTGACTTTTACCCTACATTCTTACAAAGCTTACAACATTTCCAAATGGAGCTGTACCGAAGTGTATAGACTTGAGCCAAATGGACAATGGAAGATTGTTCACACACATTGGTCCTCATTTATGAAACAATAA
- a CDS encoding Fic family protein, whose amino-acid sequence MTPPYKITPDILKRTTSVSEKTVEVNAKYLDKQSPQSRKQNRIKTIHSSLQIEGNTLAEEQITAIIENKRVGGPRKDILEVKNAIEVYDNLSKYKSNSEKKFSFRTRKITVRFNR is encoded by the coding sequence ATGACGCCTCCATACAAAATAACACCTGATATTTTGAAGCGAACCACTTCTGTTTCCGAAAAAACAGTAGAAGTGAATGCTAAATATTTGGACAAGCAAAGTCCTCAATCAAGGAAACAGAATAGGATAAAAACAATCCATTCGTCGTTGCAAATTGAAGGAAATACTTTGGCTGAAGAGCAAATAACAGCAATTATTGAAAATAAGCGAGTAGGTGGTCCGCGAAAAGATATTCTCGAAGTAAAAAATGCGATAGAAGTTTACGATAATCTTTCGAAGTACAAATCGAATTCGGAAAAAAAGTTTTCTTTCCGCACACGAAAAATTACTGTTCGGTTTAATCGATAA
- a CDS encoding DEAD/DEAH box helicase yields the protein MAADAFSLLSEPIRRYIHEKRWTKLRPIQHSAIRYILGDNDNYILAARTASGKTEAAFLPILSSVDFSSEGIQVLYISPLIALINDQFARVEDLCKYMDVPVTKWHGEANRAAKDRILKEPRGIVLITPESLEAMFVTKPYNVTYLFSNLKFVVIDEIHSFIGTDRGIQLKSILYRLQEKNGTPFRIIGLSATIGDYDEAKKITGNEARTKVLLDRSKKPLHTEFRYFDGKDETELPPDLIKDIYRHVHANKTLIFPNSRGRVEEVAVKLKKISERVGGHGNFFAHHSSIDKGIREYVEFFAKNSQRENFSISCTSTLELGIDIGSVDEIIQVDATHSVSSLIQRAGRSGRKNEEESNLTLYATSPWSMLQALACWSLYEKDCIESPDIVERPYDILAHQALSIIKGHNGIDYRVLIEKLSSNFAFRNIQRSEIAEIIDYFIGIDFIEKIGHELIVGIEGERIVNNREFFSTFEREINFNVVHNSKVIGNLPFTPQVQSDNNILLAAKIWKIVEVDTEAGKIFVVPALDGKKPTFIGSGVNVHPLIHGEMFRILFSDEEFSVLDEKSNQALKELRKDFRPMSIQNPTTERPLLCMNNRSIIHLFAGTKVTETLRYLMSKRNISALITNNGCSMELSDMDESNSLAIWHSLLLLKDDLDSLLYSSLEETPHLIHIPKWGKHLPEKYKVALIKQKTFDFEGTFQFIANTKLVTTKVLRS from the coding sequence ATGGCAGCGGATGCTTTTTCTTTACTATCGGAGCCAATCAGGCGTTATATTCATGAAAAACGGTGGACGAAGCTTCGGCCCATCCAACATAGCGCGATACGATATATTCTGGGGGATAACGATAATTATATTCTGGCGGCCAGAACGGCTTCTGGAAAAACGGAGGCAGCTTTTTTACCTATTCTTTCTTCCGTTGATTTTTCATCCGAGGGAATTCAAGTCCTGTATATCTCTCCCCTGATCGCTTTGATCAACGATCAGTTTGCACGGGTGGAAGATCTATGCAAGTATATGGATGTGCCGGTCACTAAATGGCACGGAGAAGCCAATCGAGCTGCCAAGGACCGAATACTGAAAGAGCCGCGGGGTATCGTGCTTATTACACCGGAATCCCTGGAAGCGATGTTCGTTACAAAACCGTATAACGTGACGTATCTTTTTTCGAACCTCAAATTTGTGGTAATCGATGAGATTCACTCTTTCATTGGAACGGACAGAGGTATTCAATTAAAGTCAATTCTCTACAGGCTCCAGGAAAAGAATGGCACGCCGTTCCGGATTATTGGATTATCCGCAACCATAGGAGATTATGACGAAGCGAAAAAGATCACGGGCAATGAAGCAAGGACAAAAGTGCTGCTCGATAGGAGTAAAAAGCCCTTGCACACCGAATTTCGTTATTTTGACGGGAAAGATGAGACAGAATTGCCACCAGATCTTATCAAAGATATCTATCGGCACGTGCATGCCAATAAAACCCTTATATTTCCTAACAGCCGGGGACGTGTTGAAGAGGTTGCGGTAAAATTGAAAAAGATTTCAGAACGAGTGGGGGGGCACGGGAACTTCTTTGCTCATCACTCTTCGATAGATAAGGGAATCAGGGAATATGTGGAGTTTTTCGCCAAAAATAGCCAGCGAGAGAATTTCTCAATTTCTTGCACTTCTACCCTGGAGCTTGGTATAGATATTGGGTCGGTGGATGAGATTATTCAGGTGGATGCTACTCACAGCGTTTCTTCGCTTATTCAACGAGCCGGACGAAGTGGACGAAAAAATGAAGAAGAGAGCAACTTAACGCTCTACGCGACTTCTCCTTGGTCGATGCTCCAGGCGCTTGCCTGTTGGAGCTTGTATGAAAAGGATTGCATCGAGTCGCCGGATATTGTTGAACGGCCATACGATATCCTTGCTCATCAGGCCCTTTCCATTATTAAAGGGCATAACGGGATAGATTATCGGGTTCTAATCGAAAAATTATCCTCAAACTTTGCCTTCAGGAATATACAGCGATCTGAAATTGCCGAAATAATAGATTATTTTATTGGAATCGATTTTATTGAAAAGATTGGCCATGAATTGATTGTTGGGATCGAGGGAGAGAGGATTGTCAATAACAGGGAGTTTTTTAGCACGTTTGAGCGGGAAATTAATTTTAATGTCGTCCATAACTCCAAAGTGATCGGCAACCTGCCCTTTACGCCCCAGGTGCAATCGGATAATAATATACTTTTGGCCGCCAAAATATGGAAAATAGTGGAAGTGGATACAGAAGCGGGGAAAATTTTTGTTGTCCCTGCTCTGGACGGGAAAAAGCCCACTTTTATCGGCAGCGGGGTGAACGTGCATCCACTCATTCATGGGGAAATGTTTAGGATCCTTTTTTCCGATGAGGAGTTTTCGGTGCTGGACGAGAAATCCAACCAAGCCTTGAAAGAGTTGCGTAAAGATTTCAGGCCCATGAGTATTCAGAATCCAACCACCGAGCGACCGCTACTATGTATGAATAATCGCTCGATAATTCATCTGTTCGCGGGAACAAAAGTAACAGAGACCTTGAGGTACTTGATGTCTAAACGTAATATTTCTGCTTTGATCACGAATAACGGATGCTCTATGGAGTTATCAGACATGGATGAATCTAATTCTCTTGCTATCTGGCACTCCTTGTTGCTGTTAAAGGATGATTTAGATTCCCTTTTGTACAGTAGTTTAGAAGAGACACCTCATCTTATTCATATTCCGAAATGGGGAAAGCACCTTCCTGAAAAATATAAAGTGGCCTTGATCAAACAAAAGACTTTCGATTTTGAAGGGACATTCCAATTTATTGCCAATACAAAATTAGTAACTACTAAGGTACTCCGGTCATAG
- a CDS encoding ATP-binding protein, translating into MGIKVKPKEATEIINSLIGGIVPRSGVQHIAVGRDDEIAAVMDALEDVKNGHNVMKFWIGDFGSGKSFMFHLIKSVALKKKFVVAGADFTPDNRLYSYDGKAVALYSAIIDNISINTKPDGGALPSLLEKWIEQVMEFTAKESDVSLTEIRNEQYLPLIQQNIFKTINEITEVGGYDFGVIVMKYYEGYIQGDDYLRRNALRWLKGEYRTKTEARQDLGVREIINDQNYYDMLKNFTKLFVSMGYSGFMINLDEAVNLYKISNSLTREKNYEKLLAIYNDCYQGKVSNMFFNIAGTREFLENERRGLYCYNALKTRLEPNKYAVDGMKDLAQPVIKLTPINHNEIFVLLKNLKGIFDFNYKTNIDLSERDIRFFMEEMYNKPGASEFLLPREVIRGFLNILSTLRQNPGVTFKKLVGGIEIKDERPADDVLDIIEVL; encoded by the coding sequence ATGGGAATCAAAGTTAAACCTAAGGAAGCTACTGAAATTATCAACTCTTTAATAGGCGGAATTGTGCCGAGATCGGGGGTTCAACATATTGCTGTTGGACGAGACGATGAGATTGCTGCTGTAATGGATGCGCTTGAGGATGTGAAAAACGGGCATAACGTGATGAAGTTTTGGATCGGGGATTTCGGTTCCGGAAAATCGTTCATGTTTCACCTTATTAAATCGGTTGCCTTAAAAAAGAAATTCGTGGTGGCGGGAGCTGATTTCACCCCCGATAACCGTTTGTACTCGTACGACGGCAAAGCGGTGGCTCTCTATTCAGCCATAATCGATAATATTTCTATTAACACGAAGCCCGATGGCGGTGCGCTTCCCTCGTTGCTCGAAAAATGGATTGAGCAGGTGATGGAATTCACGGCGAAAGAGTCTGATGTCTCGCTGACTGAAATCCGAAACGAACAATATTTGCCGTTGATACAACAGAATATTTTCAAAACAATCAACGAGATAACAGAAGTTGGCGGATATGATTTTGGAGTGATCGTGATGAAATATTACGAGGGGTATATACAGGGGGACGATTATTTGCGACGTAATGCGCTGCGCTGGTTGAAGGGAGAATACCGAACAAAAACCGAAGCCCGCCAGGATCTGGGAGTGAGGGAGATCATTAACGACCAGAATTATTATGATATGCTGAAGAATTTCACAAAGTTATTCGTCTCCATGGGATACAGTGGTTTTATGATTAACCTGGATGAAGCAGTAAATCTTTACAAGATTTCGAACTCGCTGACAAGGGAAAAAAATTACGAGAAACTGCTTGCGATCTATAACGATTGCTACCAGGGAAAAGTTTCCAACATGTTCTTCAATATTGCCGGAACAAGGGAGTTTCTAGAGAACGAACGAAGAGGGTTGTATTGCTACAACGCATTGAAAACAAGGCTAGAGCCCAATAAGTATGCGGTGGATGGAATGAAAGACCTTGCACAGCCGGTTATCAAGCTTACTCCTATCAATCATAATGAAATATTCGTGCTGCTGAAAAACCTCAAGGGTATTTTCGATTTCAACTATAAAACAAATATCGACCTAAGCGAAAGGGATATCCGGTTTTTCATGGAGGAGATGTATAATAAGCCTGGCGCGTCGGAGTTTTTACTTCCAAGAGAGGTGATACGTGGTTTTCTGAATATATTAAGCACGCTTCGGCAAAATCCAGGGGTTACTTTTAAAAAACTTGTGGGCGGCATTGAGATAAAAGATGAACGGCCGGCAGATGATGTGCTTGACATTATAGAGGTTTTGTAA
- a CDS encoding tellurite resistance TerB C-terminal domain-containing protein, translating into MIWFWAIVGMVVLLVVGVPFWVSILITSIVWIISVIAQTSTKKGNASRVSRESNWLERDDKRDDSVIDISGESIRIPPSTDQDSEIFNCDYVPYWSKEYIYSTRSLEYASARVKAFYKRFKNSFISGEYLSLDENENYAFTLMFDFLDEYDNQPDLTRLTTQMQALIEHYPVTKPYAELKLIQRAKKSGQWKKVCTNGETSIEDIMEQFPHSREWSFSDRYSEKLRLSKSEQILFDYFESKWDSMCSGFEFMKIRQVELFREVMKDVKEQLIYNTAISFNFKSQNGAYDHSQSVFTYHDLTIEEKVRMVKNCIFRLCRNKLYERYELNRSVDIFTYEHNERSKKEITGLLELVGPLIDPLAKKLPEFTDEEETEVNTVYRTRWRIVHEEVKAAFNQNMDVQYYLQNIHRLTKINKENPGVQHLLFDAAKLLAGINNVAALKVYLQYIDVYHHFFNDEEKPLPKCTCKKLFRKEGLQSLFEDIVNQYKKDKDREKAYEAIHDLYLPVRRKINLDKKEIEKITRLHSETVQLLNEVMDEEEDEEEVVEKMPVVNNLQSAHHLLDGHQLELLGLFKQSDYCMTKTEVEDFAKSKGFMANGLIEKINDLCYETLDDVLIEDDEDCFVVSDDYLKTIIYGNQS; encoded by the coding sequence ATGATATGGTTTTGGGCAATAGTAGGGATGGTAGTTTTATTAGTGGTTGGAGTTCCGTTCTGGGTAAGTATACTCATCACGTCAATTGTCTGGATTATCTCGGTTATTGCACAAACATCGACCAAGAAAGGAAATGCGTCACGCGTGTCACGCGAAAGCAACTGGCTTGAAAGGGATGATAAAAGAGATGATTCTGTGATCGATATTTCTGGAGAATCTATCAGGATTCCTCCTTCAACCGATCAAGACAGTGAGATATTTAATTGTGATTATGTGCCCTATTGGTCAAAGGAATATATCTACTCTACCCGTTCTTTAGAATATGCCAGCGCGAGGGTCAAAGCGTTCTACAAGAGGTTCAAAAACAGTTTTATATCAGGGGAGTATCTTAGTCTGGACGAAAATGAAAATTATGCGTTTACCTTGATGTTTGATTTCCTGGATGAATATGACAACCAACCGGATCTTACGCGACTCACTACACAGATGCAGGCACTTATAGAGCATTACCCGGTAACGAAACCTTATGCAGAGCTAAAACTGATACAAAGGGCAAAGAAATCGGGACAATGGAAGAAAGTTTGCACGAATGGAGAGACGAGCATCGAGGATATCATGGAGCAGTTCCCTCATTCAAGAGAATGGAGCTTTTCAGATAGATATTCAGAAAAATTGAGACTTTCTAAGTCAGAGCAGATTCTCTTTGATTATTTTGAATCGAAATGGGATTCTATGTGCTCGGGTTTCGAGTTTATGAAGATCAGACAGGTGGAATTATTTCGCGAGGTGATGAAAGATGTGAAGGAACAATTAATATACAATACAGCCATTTCATTTAATTTCAAAAGTCAAAATGGCGCGTATGATCATAGCCAATCGGTGTTTACCTATCACGACCTGACGATAGAAGAAAAGGTAAGAATGGTGAAGAATTGTATCTTCAGGCTTTGTCGCAATAAACTTTATGAAAGGTATGAACTAAACAGGAGTGTTGACATTTTCACGTACGAGCATAACGAACGAAGTAAAAAGGAGATAACCGGGTTATTGGAACTGGTGGGACCACTTATTGATCCCCTTGCGAAGAAGCTACCCGAGTTTACCGATGAGGAAGAAACGGAAGTTAACACTGTTTACAGAACTCGCTGGAGAATTGTCCACGAGGAGGTTAAAGCTGCTTTCAATCAAAACATGGATGTGCAATATTATTTACAAAACATCCACAGGCTCACGAAAATAAACAAAGAAAATCCGGGTGTACAGCATTTACTTTTTGATGCCGCAAAATTGCTTGCCGGGATCAACAATGTTGCGGCTTTGAAAGTCTATTTGCAGTATATTGATGTATATCACCACTTTTTCAATGACGAAGAGAAGCCTTTGCCTAAATGTACCTGTAAAAAACTGTTCAGGAAGGAGGGGCTTCAGAGCCTGTTTGAAGATATCGTTAACCAGTATAAAAAAGATAAGGACCGGGAAAAAGCGTATGAGGCTATCCATGATTTGTACCTGCCGGTACGCAGAAAAATCAACTTGGATAAGAAGGAGATTGAGAAGATAACGAGACTCCATTCGGAAACGGTGCAATTGCTAAATGAAGTGATGGATGAGGAAGAGGATGAAGAGGAGGTAGTAGAGAAAATGCCGGTAGTAAACAATTTGCAATCGGCGCATCATTTATTGGACGGGCATCAGTTAGAATTATTGGGTCTTTTTAAACAGAGTGACTACTGCATGACAAAAACAGAAGTAGAGGATTTTGCCAAATCGAAGGGATTCATGGCAAACGGGTTGATTGAAAAAATCAACGATCTGTGCTATGAAACGCTGGATGATGTCCTGATTGAAGACGACGAGGATTGCTTTGTTGTTTCGGATGACTACTTAAAAACAATAATATATGGGAATCAAAGTTAA
- a CDS encoding ASCH domain-containing protein codes for MRVLLSIKPEYAFKIFEGSKKYEFRKFIFKRKDIEKVIVYASSPVQKVIGEFEIADILYEETELLWQMTQQYSGISKEFYDQYFENRDHAFAIQVGNVKEYAHPKLLSDFNIDFAPQSFAYL; via the coding sequence ATGAGAGTATTGTTGTCAATTAAACCGGAGTACGCATTTAAAATATTTGAAGGTTCTAAAAAATATGAATTTCGAAAGTTTATTTTTAAACGTAAAGACATTGAGAAGGTTATTGTTTATGCGTCTTCTCCCGTGCAAAAAGTTATAGGTGAATTTGAAATAGCTGACATATTATACGAAGAGACAGAGTTACTGTGGCAAATGACTCAACAATATTCAGGTATAAGCAAGGAATTTTATGATCAGTATTTTGAAAATAGAGATCATGCGTTTGCCATTCAAGTTGGGAATGTAAAAGAATATGCGCATCCTAAACTTCTTTCCGATTTTAATATCGACTTTGCTCCTCAGTCATTTGCTTATCTATGA
- a CDS encoding IPT/TIG domain-containing protein: protein MNKKLKIYINIILLFSGLLFFTSCTEKRDDGFGKDHNPSIPVKISTFYPNSGGVAEKVIITGENFGSNPEKIRVYFNSKRAAVISSDGYRIYTLVPRMPGDDCVVSVVVGKDSLVLENTFQYNLSVSVSTVSGNGSPDFISGTLSESQMKPSFLAVDNDYNIFVSVRDSPTWGLVRVNEEENVVIPLSMNDNSSVMIPNAPAIDRRTGIITFPSETSITAFVTCDPKEAWAPRYRNFNIVNTNGYAPPTNSWKHSMASCELDGYVYTRFYEGQIIKIHPVTYEAEIIYVTPNGTANGVTFHPLHPHLLYFAGRSGGVSGGIYSMDVRDPANTFKRMNSAGSGHRDGELEVALFNAPWQIYFDPEGYLYIADAGNHCIRRISPENMVETIVGMPGTSGWKDGGPEEALFNNPHGVGVDKEGTVYIADWGNNRLRKLAIE, encoded by the coding sequence ATGAATAAAAAGCTAAAAATTTACATTAACATTATTTTGCTTTTCTCCGGACTTTTGTTCTTCACATCGTGCACAGAGAAAAGAGATGATGGGTTTGGAAAAGATCACAACCCGTCAATCCCTGTCAAAATATCCACATTTTATCCGAATTCGGGCGGGGTTGCAGAGAAGGTAATAATTACGGGAGAAAATTTCGGTTCCAATCCCGAAAAAATCAGGGTTTATTTTAACAGTAAGCGAGCTGCAGTAATCTCATCCGATGGATATCGGATCTATACGTTGGTTCCGAGAATGCCGGGTGACGACTGTGTTGTTTCAGTTGTTGTGGGAAAAGATTCGCTTGTATTGGAAAATACTTTCCAATATAATCTCTCTGTATCTGTAAGTACGGTATCCGGAAACGGGTCACCCGATTTTATCTCCGGAACACTTTCGGAAAGCCAGATGAAACCATCCTTTTTAGCTGTCGATAACGATTACAATATTTTTGTCTCCGTCCGGGACAGTCCAACCTGGGGGCTTGTCCGGGTGAATGAAGAGGAGAATGTTGTAATTCCGCTTTCCATGAATGACAATAGCTCGGTTATGATTCCCAACGCTCCTGCGATTGACAGGAGAACCGGGATAATCACATTCCCGTCGGAGACCTCCATTACGGCCTTTGTGACCTGTGATCCTAAAGAGGCATGGGCTCCCAGATACAGGAATTTCAACATTGTGAATACAAACGGATATGCTCCACCAACCAATTCCTGGAAGCATTCAATGGCTTCGTGCGAACTGGACGGATACGTTTATACCCGTTTCTATGAGGGACAGATTATTAAAATCCACCCTGTTACTTACGAGGCTGAGATAATCTATGTAACTCCCAACGGAACGGCAAATGGAGTAACATTCCACCCACTTCATCCGCATTTACTATATTTTGCAGGACGTTCAGGAGGTGTTTCCGGAGGCATCTATTCAATGGATGTAAGGGATCCAGCGAACACATTCAAACGCATGAACTCTGCTGGAAGCGGACATCGCGACGGAGAACTGGAAGTGGCGCTTTTCAATGCTCCATGGCAAATCTACTTTGATCCTGAGGGCTATCTGTATATTGCCGATGCCGGGAACCATTGTATTCGCCGAATCTCTCCCGAGAATATGGTAGAGACAATTGTAGGAATGCCCGGAACGAGTGGTTGGAAAGACGGAGGCCCCGAAGAGGCGCTTTTTAATAATCCGCACGGTGTTGGGGTGGATAAAGAAGGTACAGTCTATATCGCGGACTGGGGTAATAACAGATTGCGTAAACTGGCCATTGAATAA
- a CDS encoding SusC/RagA family TonB-linked outer membrane protein — MKRNFMLLLFLQLFFFANAQQRIAFTLKGTVYDDTGITLPGATVFLKDQVGIGTITDIDGKFTINVKIGDVVVISFVGLETVEYVVVKEESDIEIRLNVDSEELDELVVVGMGSQRRISSLAAVTSVDVKDLQTPVASVANLLGGKVPGVISMQTSGEPGKNISEFWIRGIGTFGASSGALVLIDGLEGNINSIDPADIQSFSVLKDASATAVYGVRGANGVVLVTTKRGESGKLSITARTNFSLSVLRRMPKYLGAYDYANLVNEALSVRGSAPAYNDVDLDIIRYGLDNDLYPNVNWQKEILNNHSFEQSYYVSARGGGEVARYFLSLGLSDETAAYKQDKSSVYSSNVGYNTYNYRLNIDLNLTKMTSIYFGTDGYLAVRSEPGMANTDYIWNAQSQLNPLLFPTKYSNGLLPAAGANDLSSPYVLINHTGQSSSQNYQGKMTMAINQDLKKMLDGLKLKVQGAYDIYSNFWEQRYVQPALYQALGRNTNGSLIMKENVQAVPARYNKQVNQYRKYHFESTLSYEKLFTDDHRFTGLLYYYLSDEKATKDAVSSLAAIPLRYQGVSSRLTYSFKDTYMMDVNFGYTGSENFQPGKQYGFFPSLALGWSPTNYILVKNSLPWLNFFKIRASYGTVGNDRITSRRFPYLTMVNIGQNSIWGGNSVETINETIVGADNLKWEKALKKDLGFEGRLLNDKVEFVVDFFEDQRDGIFQPRVQVPDYVGVISMPYGNVGKMKSYGSDGNISFSHQIDANKSFVLRGNYTYSTNLIQNWEQLYLEYPYLEHTGYPYNVIRGFQSLGLFNDEDDIKYSPRQQFGDVAPGDIKYKDINADGVINDEDKVPLSYSTYPRLMYGFGGEFRYKDFTLGVMFKGTGKTDYYHVGQSGNGMGYVPFHGGATGNVLAIISDPSNRWIPREYAAQAGIESSLAENPRARFPRLQYGYNSNNSQLSDFWKGDARYLRLQEMTLNYNLKLHSLRRIGISSLDLQLVGTNLFVWDKVKLFDPEQARYNGRAYPIPSVFTFQLYINI, encoded by the coding sequence ATGAAAAGAAATTTTATGCTATTGCTTTTTCTTCAGCTATTCTTTTTTGCAAATGCACAGCAGAGAATTGCATTTACATTGAAAGGGACAGTCTACGATGATACAGGAATTACGCTGCCCGGTGCGACTGTCTTTCTTAAAGATCAGGTAGGTATTGGTACAATTACTGATATAGATGGAAAGTTCACGATCAATGTTAAGATCGGGGACGTGGTTGTTATTTCCTTCGTTGGTTTAGAAACTGTGGAATATGTAGTTGTGAAGGAAGAGTCAGACATTGAAATTCGGTTGAATGTAGACTCCGAAGAGTTGGATGAACTTGTTGTTGTAGGAATGGGTAGCCAACGACGAATAAGTTCTTTGGCGGCAGTTACATCGGTAGATGTGAAAGATTTGCAAACTCCTGTTGCTTCCGTTGCTAACTTGCTTGGCGGCAAAGTTCCAGGGGTGATTTCTATGCAGACAAGCGGTGAGCCTGGAAAAAATATTTCTGAATTTTGGATTCGTGGTATTGGTACATTTGGTGCCAGTAGTGGCGCTTTAGTGTTGATTGACGGCTTGGAAGGCAATATAAACTCCATTGATCCAGCAGATATACAAAGTTTTTCTGTTTTGAAAGATGCTTCAGCAACAGCGGTTTATGGTGTAAGAGGAGCAAATGGGGTAGTCTTAGTGACCACTAAAAGGGGTGAGTCAGGGAAACTTTCTATCACTGCACGAACTAATTTTTCTCTCTCTGTTTTACGAAGGATGCCTAAATATTTAGGTGCATATGATTACGCGAATCTTGTTAATGAAGCTCTATCAGTAAGGGGATCTGCCCCTGCCTATAATGATGTAGATCTTGATATTATACGATACGGTCTTGATAATGATCTTTACCCAAACGTCAATTGGCAGAAAGAGATACTTAATAATCACTCTTTTGAGCAAAGCTACTATGTAAGCGCTAGGGGGGGGGGTGAAGTGGCAAGGTATTTTCTAAGTCTGGGACTGAGCGACGAAACGGCAGCATATAAACAGGACAAGAGCAGTGTTTACAGTTCCAATGTAGGTTATAATACCTATAACTACAGGCTCAATATAGACCTTAACCTGACAAAAATGACAAGTATTTATTTTGGTACGGATGGTTATTTAGCAGTGAGAAGCGAACCGGGTATGGCAAATACAGACTATATTTGGAATGCACAGTCACAATTGAATCCACTTCTTTTTCCCACCAAATATTCGAACGGACTTCTTCCTGCTGCTGGTGCGAATGATCTATCTTCTCCATATGTGTTAATCAACCATACAGGGCAATCTTCTAGCCAGAATTATCAAGGTAAGATGACAATGGCAATAAACCAAGATCTGAAGAAAATGCTAGATGGACTTAAGCTTAAGGTACAAGGAGCTTACGATATTTATAGTAACTTCTGGGAACAGAGATATGTTCAACCGGCACTTTATCAGGCATTGGGCAGGAATACAAACGGAAGCCTGATCATGAAAGAGAACGTGCAGGCAGTACCAGCCAGATATAACAAGCAGGTAAACCAATATAGAAAATATCATTTTGAGAGTACACTTAGCTACGAAAAACTCTTTACAGATGATCACAGGTTTACAGGTCTGCTTTACTACTATCTTAGTGATGAGAAAGCTACTAAGGATGCAGTGAGTAGCTTGGCGGCTATTCCACTGAGATATCAAGGAGTTTCGAGTCGTTTAACATATAGTTTTAAAGATACTTATATGATGGATGTGAACTTTGGTTATACCGGTTCAGAGAATTTCCAGCCAGGGAAACAATATGGTTTCTTTCCCTCTCTTGCTCTTGGGTGGAGCCCTACAAATTATATATTGGTAAAGAATAGCTTGCCATGGTTAAATTTTTTCAAGATACGTGCTTCATACGGTACAGTTGGAAATGATAGAATTACAAGCCGCAGATTCCCTTATCTAACGATGGTAAATATCGGACAGAACTCAATATGGGGAGGGAACAGTGTAGAGACTATTAACGAAACCATTGTGGGTGCAGATAACTTAAAATGGGAGAAGGCGCTGAAGAAAGACCTAGGTTTTGAAGGGCGCTTGCTTAATGACAAAGTTGAATTTGTTGTAGACTTCTTTGAAGACCAGCGTGATGGCATCTTTCAACCAAGAGTTCAGGTACCCGATTATGTAGGAGTAATCTCCATGCCATACGGTAACGTGGGAAAGATGAAAAGTTACGGTTCTGATGGAAATATTAGTTTCAGTCATCAAATTGATGCAAATAAGAGCTTTGTGCTAAGAGGAAACTATACTTATTCTACCAATTTGATTCAAAACTGGGAACAACTCTATCTTGAATATCCCTACCTTGAGCATACAGGATACCCCTATAACGTAATCAGAGGTTTCCAAAGTTTAGGGCTTTTCAATGATGAAGATGATATTAAATATAGTCCCAGGCAACAGTTTGGAGATGTTGCACCCGGTGATATCAAATATAAAGATATTAACGCTGATGGTGTGATTAACGATGAGGATAAGGTTCCTCTATCCTACAGTACTTATCCCCGCTTAATGTATGGATTTGGTGGTGAATTCAGATATAAGGATTTTACACTTGGAGTCATGTTTAAAGGAACTGGGAAGACAGATTATTATCATGTTGGACAGTCTGGAAACGGAATGGGTTATGTCCCATTTCACGGCGGAGCAACCGGAAATGTATTGGCAATCATAAGCGATCCTTCTAATAGGTGGATACCAAGGGAATACGCCGCACAGGCAGGGATTGAATCTTCGCTTGCCGAAAATCCACGCGCACGCTTCCCTAGGCTTCAGTATGGATACAACAGCAACAACTCGCAGTTATCAGATTTCTGGAAAGGTGATGCCCGATATTTGAGATTGCAAGAGATGACACTGAATTATAATTTGAAACTCCATTCCTTAAGAAGAATTGGAATTTCATCTCTTGATTTGCAACTGGTAGGGACAAATCTTTTTGTATGGGACAAGGTAAAACTGTTTGATCCGGAGCAGGCCCGTTACAATGGGCGCGCCTATCCGATCCCCTCGGTTTTTACTTTCCAACTTTATATAAATATTTAA